GAAAAGGGTAAAGTCGTGTTTTTTCACATAGCTGGTCAAGAAGCGAATAGCGACCATGCTGACTGCAAAAGCGACTCCCATCGCAACCAAGAGCAAGAACAATTGCCCAAAGTTCAAGAGTTGTCCTGTTTTTACAAATTTGAAAATCTTTAAAGCACTAGCTCCAAACATAACAGGAATACCTAGATAGAAGGTAAATTCTGTCACAACAGAACGACTGGTTCCATTTAACAAACCACCGACAATCGTTGCCCCAGAACGGCTTGTCCCTGGTAAAAGGGCAAGAACTTGGAAGAGTCCGATATAGAAAGCTGTCGTATAAGGAAGCTTGTCCAACTCTGTTACACTTGGCTCGATAGCACGCGCTTTATTGCGCTTTTCCAAATAAATAAAGGCAATCCCATAGATAATCAACATAAGAGCGACTGAAACCATGTTATGGAAGTGGGTATCAAACCAATCATCAAACTTAAATACTGCAAGCAAAGGCAAAGTGGCAACCAAGACCTTCAACCACAGTCTCCAAGTCTTACGAACTTCCTGCTTGTCCTTTGTCGGTTTGAAAGGATTGAGCTTGTTAAAGTAAATGACCATGACTGCTAAAATCGCACCAAGCTGAATCACGACATTAAACATGGACATAAAAGATTCATTCTGATTTTGGTATTGGATAAATTCCTCTGCTAAAATCAAGTGACCTGTACTGGAAATCGGCAACCATTCCGTAATTCCTTCAACAATACCGAAGAAGATAGATTTTAAAATTTCAATAAGATACATAGATTACTCCTTTTTCTATCTTCCATTATAGCATATTTTTTCAGTCTGTGATAGCTCTCTTTAAAAGGCGCCGATACTGCCACCGCCTCCCCCTCCAGAGAAGCCACCGCCAGAACTTCCACTTCCAGAAGATACGGAATAGGTACTTGCTGTATTTGCGACACTAGCATAATGGCTCATTTGCGCGCTTGAATGATAAAACATACTGTGCCAGCCATAAGCTACATAGAGGTTGATATCTGGATTTTCCACTTGAATACGATGAACCTTCATCAAATGACTAACCTTATCCGCATAGCCAAATAGGGTTGCATAGACCAAGAGGCGATTCCAGACTACAATACTTTCCAACTCTGCCTGATCCAATCGCGCAATCTCACGTAACATATTTTCAAAACTGGTCCAGAGGTAGTATACTTCCGCTCCTGCTTCATTTAGGACACCATCACGATTATCTAGCCGAAGCTTCCAATAATAGAAAACAGCCAAAACCAAACCTAGAAAACCAAGTATTGGCAAGAGGAGGTAAAGATAGCCATAAACATCCAAACTGTACAAGAACAAACCAAATCCGATAAATAGGGGCAAGATAGTCAAGACACCCATACCTACTTGCAAGGCCTTTTCCCCACCAGTTAAAGGACGATAATAATCTGGGAGCCCCCAGAAGGAAACTCGACTTCTCACTCCTTCTTGCATCTGGTTCAATACTTCTTCAAAAGAAGATTTGAGCTGACGCCCCTTTGCTTGAATTCGTTTTTCATCAGAAACTTTGGCTCTACGATAAAGACTATCAGATACCTTGTAATCCGCAAACAAATTGGAAAGAGTTTCTTCTTTTTTGCCTGAAAAAGCCAGATTTAGACAGTCTTTCTCAAAACTGGATAAACCATCTTCTTTGACCAGCCTCAAACCAACTGCATCTCCTTCTGAAATGATAGAGACATTCCCACGGTCTATCACATCTAGCAAGGTAGCTTGAATAAGTTGGTCAAAGGTAAATTTTCCAGCTCCTTTTGTTAGAGGACTCACTTCCTCCAAGGAGGTCGAGTAGACAGCCTCTGATAATACCATAGGCTCTAATTCCATTGGTGGCTCATAGAGACGATGATTTTTAGCATATTTGACCGAAGGAGTGGTCTTTCTTCTATAAATAAAATAGAAGCAGACGCTCAGTAACAAGGAGATAGAAAGTATGGAAGGGAAGACCCAAGTAAGGAGTTGTTTACTTTGCTCTTTTTCTTTAAAAATCGAGTCTTCTATCTTATTAAACTCTTCTAAATGATTCCCTTTCAAGCCCTGATCCCTAGCGCTAGCAAAATCGGTCCGAGGCCAATAGGCATGCAATTCAACTCCACGCTTAGCCGGAAGATTGTCCAAACGAATAGTATAATCAAGATTACTCTTTTCAACCGTTCCTTCTTTAAAAAGTTTTCCTGTGTGGAAAAAGAGTTTTTCTGCCCCCTTATCTTCCCTTACATGAAATTCAAACTTTCCAATAGCTCCTGAACTATCTGTCAGAGGCTGCCAATTTAATTCAGCGATATCATCATAAAGGAAAAGCAAATTTTTTAAGTTCCATGTGAGGTCAACTTCAACTGTGTCACCTTCCTGACCTGGATTATAAACTTTAACAGTATAACCATCTGCTCCTTCTGTCACTTCGCTAGTAACATCTGCTAGTTCTGCACCGTTTTTCGCAGTCTGAACCTTTGGATGAGGATCAATGTCAAATCCGCTAGGCATCTTGCCTGCACGACCAAGCCCCACGATTTGGCCCTTAAAGTCCTCCTCAAACTGGTAAACTATCTTCTGTCTAAATTCTGCTGTATTGTCTGCATGAATATACAAATCCCCTTGATAAGAGTTTATCTTGAAATCAATGGCAAAAACAGAGAATGGCAGAAGGCAAAACAAGCCTAACACTAGTAAGAAAAAAATTTTTTTCATCAACTAAGCCCCCTTTTTATCTTTGCTTTCATTATATCATTTTTTCATAAGTAAGGGCTTACCTATATTGAAAAATAGAGTTTTTTTCGATAAAATAGGAGACAGTTATTTTTTAATAGATTAGAATAGGAGAAATCATGAGAAAAATATACTTATCTATTTTCACAAGTCTCTTGCTGATGCTAGGACTTGTCAATGTTGCTCAAGCCGATGAATATTTACGCATCGGGATGGAAGCAGCATATGCTCCCTTTAACTGGACCCAGGATGATGATAGCAATGGAGCTGTCAAAATCGATGGAACCAACCAGTACGCCAATGGATACGATGTCCAGATTGCCAAGAAAATCGCTAAGGACTTAGGTAAAGAACCTTTGGTTGTTAAAACTAAGTGGGAAGGATTGATTCCCGCCCTCACTTCTGGTAAAATCGACATGATCATTGCTGGTATGAGCCCAACCGCTGAACGTAAACAAGAAATTGCCTTTTCAAGCAGTTATTACACCAGTGAGCCCGTATTAGTAGTTAAAAAAGATTCTACCTATGCTAAAGCTAAAAATTTAAATGACTTCGACGGAG
This portion of the Streptococcus mitis B6 genome encodes:
- a CDS encoding undecaprenyl-diphosphate phosphatase, giving the protein MYLIEILKSIFFGIVEGITEWLPISSTGHLILAEEFIQYQNQNESFMSMFNVVIQLGAILAVMVIYFNKLNPFKPTKDKQEVRKTWRLWLKVLVATLPLLAVFKFDDWFDTHFHNMVSVALMLIIYGIAFIYLEKRNKARAIEPSVTELDKLPYTTAFYIGLFQVLALLPGTSRSGATIVGGLLNGTSRSVVTEFTFYLGIPVMFGASALKIFKFVKTGQLLNFGQLFLLLVAMGVAFAVSMVAIRFLTSYVKKHDFTLFGKYRIVLGSVLLLYSFVRLFV
- a CDS encoding DUF2207 domain-containing protein, which produces MKKIFFLLVLGLFCLLPFSVFAIDFKINSYQGDLYIHADNTAEFRQKIVYQFEEDFKGQIVGLGRAGKMPSGFDIDPHPKVQTAKNGAELADVTSEVTEGADGYTVKVYNPGQEGDTVEVDLTWNLKNLLFLYDDIAELNWQPLTDSSGAIGKFEFHVREDKGAEKLFFHTGKLFKEGTVEKSNLDYTIRLDNLPAKRGVELHAYWPRTDFASARDQGLKGNHLEEFNKIEDSIFKEKEQSKQLLTWVFPSILSISLLLSVCFYFIYRRKTTPSVKYAKNHRLYEPPMELEPMVLSEAVYSTSLEEVSPLTKGAGKFTFDQLIQATLLDVIDRGNVSIISEGDAVGLRLVKEDGLSSFEKDCLNLAFSGKKEETLSNLFADYKVSDSLYRRAKVSDEKRIQAKGRQLKSSFEEVLNQMQEGVRSRVSFWGLPDYYRPLTGGEKALQVGMGVLTILPLFIGFGLFLYSLDVYGYLYLLLPILGFLGLVLAVFYYWKLRLDNRDGVLNEAGAEVYYLWTSFENMLREIARLDQAELESIVVWNRLLVYATLFGYADKVSHLMKVHRIQVENPDINLYVAYGWHSMFYHSSAQMSHYASVANTASTYSVSSGSGSSGGGFSGGGGGGSIGAF